The Aedes aegypti strain LVP_AGWG chromosome 3, AaegL5.0 Primary Assembly, whole genome shotgun sequence genome contains a region encoding:
- the LOC5568446 gene encoding uncharacterized protein LOC5568446 — protein sequence MAKNNHLLIQSDVNKDEQLISLVEQNPVLYTQTHPKYMDSKYKQKVWETIGAFVEEDTLACKARWYNIRDNYRKSLRNNLTRSGSKKAKLYKYTTQLSFLSNYADEVIREHATINIDDQETRSTLPSPTRAPTPPPAEESVEEPTQDSEHEEFLDDIVMKHETNYSENEFTKDPLNTSKPAMPSTVKTAIDNASVSGPQTRIIRRIRRPMLEHSESESSERVLDLLVRKMLTTAENRDPVDAFLAGIAPTLKSLHPYYQNLARSEIFATVQKYELKMLTEPPPLCNSNQRSGT from the exons ATGGCGAAGAACAACCATCTACTGATACAAAGCGATGTGAACAAAGATGAGCAGCTTATCTCGCTGGTGGAGCAGAATCCGGTACTGTACACGCAAACCCATCCCAAGTACATGGACTCCAAGTACAAGCAGAAGGTTTGGGAAACCATCGGAGCGTTCGTAGAGGAGGACA CATTGGCTTGTAAAGCCCGTTGGTACAACATTCGCGACAACTATCGCAAATCCCTCAGGAACAACCTGACCCGTAGTGGTTCCAAGAAGGCCAAATTGTACAAATACACCACACAGTTAAGCTTCCTCAGCAACTATGCGGATGAAGTTATTCGTGAGCATGCCACGATCAACATTGACGACCAAGAGACTCGATCGACGCTCCCTTCACCTACCCGTGCACCGACCCCACCACCTGCCGAGGAATCCGTTGAAGAACCCACTCAGGATTCGGAGCACGAGGAGTTCCTGGACGACATCGTCATGAAACATGAAACCAACTATTCTGAGAATGAGTTCACGAAAGATCCTCTAAACACTTCAAAACCAGCTATGCCATCAACCGTCAAAACTGCAATTGATAACGCCAGTGTCTCGGGGCCCCAGACCAGAATCATCCGAAGAATTCGGCGACCCATGCTCGAACATTCGGAGAGCGAAAGTTCCGAGCGAGTGTTGGATCTGCTGGTGAGAAAAATGCTCACAACGGCGGAAAATCGTGATCCGGTGGATGCGTTCCTGGCGGGGATTGCCCCAACGCTGAAATCCCTACATCCATACTACCAGAATCTGGCCAGGTCGGAAATCTTCGCAACCGTACAAAAGTACGAGCTCAAGATGCTAACCGAGCCGCCGCCGTTATGCAACTCGAATCAACGGTCTGGAACGTGA